Proteins co-encoded in one Tautonia rosea genomic window:
- a CDS encoding beta-ketoacyl-ACP synthase 3 encodes MNQQEQGRGLPPVVHRRFTQRVPAISGDAWVSVYRAMATARRVDEAEADLTARGLAFFSCSGIGHEALAVLAPLLRDADYLHLHYRDKALVLGRGVTASSMLHNLVASQSSPSAGRQMTPFLGDPALHLLCQNVPVGNHALQAVGVAAAMAARPGQPIVVCSMGDGASQQGEVLEAIAEGVRRSLPVLFLIEDNGLAISTHTAGSTFFSLPEGYPEPELFYGLPVHRFDGRDPVILQSELAPVIEGVRAERLPALAVISLERLSSHSNADDDRVYRAPEDVDRARQHGDPLAILRQRMIESAVPKKMLDEIDAEVDRVVREAVEEALHAAEPAPVFAAKAPLPPRLSDPSSEYRGAENGVRLTMIEAMREVLRHRLETDPRVTLSGQDIEDPKGDVFGVTRGLSTAFPGRVINAALAESTIIGSAIGRAIVGERPVAFVQFADFLPVAFNQIHSELGSLWWRSAGSFSCPVIVMVACGGYRPGLGPFHAQTMEALAAHVPGVDVVMPSSAGDAAGLLNAAFESGRPTIILYPKTALNDRDRTTSADVTTQLVPIGHARLCRNGDALTLVTWGATVSIAEKVADTIEDQTGLRSDVIDLRSLSPWDRDAVRASARRTGRLIVIHEDNQTCGFGAEVVADVAEHVGSTVQFKRVTRPDTYIPCNFSAQLEVLPSYRRTLEAAAEILTLKLDWDAGESDPCTTTIEARGPSPADESVTVLSWKVTVGDVVRSGTPIAELVADKAVFDFVAPISGRIRTLLASEGESLRVGAPLLKLEPLDNQVQALRRRPTREEHGRPILRHRTQPDAVHSIAAHADTSIRLVRPTVAVGSRIVSNEELIEHFPGRSTDDILKRTGISSRHRLAGDESVLSLAVSAAQQSLDSAGITTTDLDLVICCTGTPGVMTPSLACRILHALGEASATSPEVPAFDLSAACSGYLYGLATAYDFTRSHPGARVLLVTAEALSPLADQNDFDTAILFGDAATATLIGGSESKLPKESILGKLQRPVLSARGEQGTVLRVPSAGDGHIRMDGLKVYAEAVRRMITLLETACEREKLTPGDLDLLIPHQANARIIQDIRMRLKLPADRVLIELGAYGNTSSSSIPLAIATAHERTNAARTIGLTAFGGGFTFGAALLRSEK; translated from the coding sequence ATGAATCAGCAGGAACAAGGCAGGGGGCTCCCCCCCGTCGTGCATCGTCGTTTCACCCAACGTGTTCCGGCGATCTCCGGAGACGCATGGGTTTCTGTCTACCGGGCGATGGCGACGGCTCGACGGGTCGATGAGGCCGAGGCGGACCTAACCGCTCGAGGGCTCGCTTTCTTTTCCTGTTCTGGGATCGGCCATGAAGCATTGGCCGTACTCGCACCGCTGCTCCGCGACGCTGATTACTTGCATCTCCACTACCGCGATAAAGCTCTCGTCCTCGGTCGAGGCGTTACGGCCTCGTCAATGCTGCACAATCTGGTCGCTAGTCAGTCATCCCCTTCGGCGGGTCGACAGATGACCCCGTTTCTGGGTGATCCTGCCTTACATTTGCTTTGTCAAAATGTTCCTGTCGGGAATCATGCGCTGCAGGCTGTGGGGGTTGCTGCGGCAATGGCTGCTCGCCCAGGCCAACCGATAGTCGTGTGTTCGATGGGGGATGGTGCGTCGCAGCAAGGCGAGGTGCTGGAGGCAATTGCCGAGGGAGTGCGCCGGTCGCTGCCGGTGTTGTTTTTGATCGAGGATAATGGACTCGCGATCTCGACCCACACGGCGGGATCCACCTTTTTTTCCCTTCCTGAAGGTTACCCAGAGCCCGAGCTCTTCTACGGTTTGCCCGTTCATCGGTTCGATGGACGCGATCCGGTGATACTGCAATCGGAACTCGCTCCGGTCATCGAAGGGGTGAGGGCCGAGCGGCTTCCTGCGCTCGCGGTCATTTCTCTCGAACGGTTGTCCAGTCATTCGAACGCGGATGACGATCGCGTTTATCGAGCACCGGAAGACGTTGATCGGGCGAGACAGCACGGCGATCCCCTAGCAATCCTCCGCCAACGGATGATTGAATCGGCCGTTCCCAAAAAAATGCTTGATGAGATCGACGCTGAGGTTGATCGCGTGGTTCGAGAGGCGGTGGAGGAGGCCCTCCACGCGGCAGAACCGGCGCCGGTCTTTGCCGCCAAGGCGCCTTTGCCTCCAAGACTGAGTGATCCCTCGTCCGAGTACCGAGGAGCGGAGAATGGCGTCCGCCTGACGATGATCGAGGCGATGAGAGAGGTTCTTCGCCACCGACTCGAGACCGACCCACGTGTCACGCTCTCTGGTCAGGACATCGAAGATCCGAAGGGGGACGTCTTCGGCGTCACTCGGGGCCTGAGCACCGCGTTTCCCGGTCGGGTGATCAATGCAGCACTTGCGGAGTCGACCATCATCGGCAGTGCCATCGGACGCGCAATCGTGGGAGAACGCCCGGTGGCGTTCGTTCAATTTGCAGACTTTTTACCAGTAGCCTTCAACCAGATTCATTCGGAACTCGGCAGCCTATGGTGGCGAAGTGCAGGCAGCTTTTCCTGTCCTGTCATCGTGATGGTTGCCTGCGGCGGGTATCGTCCGGGGCTTGGTCCCTTCCATGCTCAGACGATGGAAGCTTTGGCCGCCCACGTGCCTGGTGTGGATGTGGTCATGCCGTCGAGCGCGGGTGATGCCGCGGGGTTGCTCAATGCGGCCTTCGAGTCTGGTCGGCCGACCATCATCCTTTATCCAAAAACCGCACTCAATGACCGCGACCGGACCACCTCGGCTGATGTAACCACCCAGCTTGTGCCGATCGGTCACGCTCGACTCTGCCGCAATGGTGATGCGCTGACCCTCGTGACCTGGGGGGCAACCGTCTCGATTGCGGAAAAGGTTGCTGATACCATTGAGGATCAAACCGGGCTGCGCAGCGACGTGATCGATCTTCGATCGCTTTCCCCCTGGGACCGGGACGCGGTGCGGGCATCGGCTCGTCGCACGGGTCGTTTGATCGTGATTCACGAGGACAATCAGACCTGTGGATTCGGGGCCGAGGTCGTTGCCGACGTCGCTGAACACGTTGGTTCAACCGTACAATTCAAACGGGTGACACGACCTGACACCTATATTCCATGCAATTTCTCCGCTCAGCTTGAAGTGCTACCCTCGTACCGACGTACCCTGGAAGCAGCTGCGGAGATCCTCACGCTGAAGCTTGATTGGGATGCTGGAGAATCGGATCCCTGTACGACGACGATCGAAGCCCGAGGGCCGAGCCCGGCAGATGAATCGGTGACCGTGCTCTCTTGGAAGGTGACCGTAGGCGACGTCGTTCGCAGTGGAACGCCGATCGCAGAGTTGGTTGCAGACAAGGCAGTCTTCGATTTTGTCGCTCCGATCAGTGGTCGGATTCGTACCCTGCTTGCCTCGGAAGGAGAAAGCCTGCGAGTTGGTGCACCGTTACTGAAACTGGAACCGCTCGACAACCAGGTCCAGGCATTGCGGCGGCGACCGACGCGAGAGGAACACGGTCGCCCGATTCTTCGTCATCGAACTCAACCTGACGCAGTCCATTCGATCGCGGCCCATGCGGACACGTCGATTCGGCTGGTGCGTCCGACCGTCGCGGTTGGGTCAAGGATTGTGTCCAATGAGGAGTTGATAGAACATTTTCCCGGGCGATCGACGGACGACATCCTGAAGCGCACGGGAATCTCAAGCCGCCACCGCCTCGCAGGTGATGAATCGGTACTTTCGCTCGCAGTTTCGGCTGCTCAGCAGTCGCTCGACTCGGCTGGGATCACTACCACGGATCTTGATCTGGTGATCTGTTGCACGGGGACTCCCGGCGTGATGACCCCATCGCTGGCGTGTCGAATTCTGCATGCGCTGGGTGAAGCCTCGGCGACGAGCCCAGAAGTGCCGGCGTTCGACCTTTCTGCGGCATGTTCGGGCTACCTTTATGGATTAGCGACCGCGTATGATTTTACGCGATCGCATCCCGGCGCTCGGGTTCTCCTGGTCACTGCCGAAGCACTCTCGCCTCTGGCAGACCAGAATGATTTTGATACGGCGATACTCTTTGGAGACGCCGCCACCGCAACTTTGATTGGTGGCTCAGAATCCAAATTGCCCAAAGAATCAATCCTCGGCAAGCTTCAACGTCCGGTTCTCTCGGCTCGAGGTGAGCAGGGAACCGTTCTTCGTGTCCCGTCTGCTGGAGATGGTCACATCAGGATGGACGGGTTGAAGGTCTATGCGGAAGCTGTGCGGAGGATGATCACGCTGCTCGAAACGGCTTGCGAGCGAGAGAAACTCACTCCTGGCGATCTCGACTTGCTCATTCCTCATCAGGCAAATGCAAGGATTATTCAAGATATTCGCATGCGATTAAAGCTCCCCGCCGATCGTGTGTTGATCGAGTTGGGAGCGTATGGGAACACATCGTCTTCGAGTATTCCGCTCGCCATTGCAACAGCACATGAACGAACGAACGCCGCACGCACGATCGGCCTGACGGCCTTTGGAGGCGGGTTTACGTTTGGCGCAGCCTTGCTCCGATCGGAGAAATGA
- a CDS encoding acyl carrier protein — MTEPDLFRSVTEAIRDCSEAARQTAIEPNSRLFEDLSLDSLDLVAVLMRLQDAHSIELDLDAVPDFRNVSDLMTELGRQLRLKSAA, encoded by the coding sequence GTGACGGAACCGGATCTGTTCCGATCGGTGACCGAGGCGATTCGCGATTGCAGCGAAGCGGCCCGGCAAACCGCCATCGAACCGAATTCACGATTGTTCGAGGATCTGTCGCTTGATTCACTCGATCTGGTGGCCGTCTTGATGCGACTTCAAGATGCGCACAGTATCGAGCTTGATCTCGACGCAGTTCCTGACTTCCGAAACGTTTCCGATTTGATGACCGAGCTGGGGCGTCAGCTTCGCTTGAAGTCTGCCGCCTGA
- a CDS encoding CPBP family intramembrane glutamic endopeptidase, which translates to MEIAMMQTLDQARRRAVTALILIVPAQSLGVAAMLLALQGPIGLSINLLSRVWMVLFPLLWTLRIERRKPLLKWPSLSGIVAGIVTGIIMMLVMLGCYGLVADQMDLTQIRNRAQQTGFDNPVQFAAMFGFIILLNSLLEEFVWRWFVFRNLETLIPRRMGQYVRQGIAVGLSALAFSIHHVVALSAWVGGGLVILGSVGVFLGAVVWSALYAYDRTLWPSYVSHIFADVAIVIIGYDVLFRPSM; encoded by the coding sequence TTGGAAATTGCTATGATGCAGACACTTGATCAAGCTCGGCGTCGAGCTGTCACGGCCTTGATTCTGATCGTCCCCGCCCAAAGTTTAGGGGTGGCGGCGATGTTGCTTGCCTTGCAAGGCCCGATCGGACTAAGCATTAATCTGCTGAGCCGGGTCTGGATGGTCCTATTCCCTCTCTTGTGGACCTTGCGGATCGAACGTCGGAAGCCTCTGCTCAAATGGCCGAGCCTGTCTGGTATTGTTGCAGGCATTGTGACGGGGATCATCATGATGCTTGTCATGCTGGGGTGCTACGGACTGGTCGCCGATCAGATGGATCTGACTCAGATTCGAAACCGGGCACAGCAAACCGGGTTTGACAACCCGGTCCAGTTCGCGGCCATGTTCGGATTCATCATTCTGCTCAACTCATTGCTGGAAGAATTTGTTTGGCGTTGGTTTGTCTTTCGCAACCTGGAAACGCTCATTCCCAGACGGATGGGGCAATACGTTCGTCAAGGGATTGCGGTGGGGCTCTCAGCCTTGGCGTTCTCGATTCATCATGTGGTTGCCCTTTCGGCATGGGTGGGCGGGGGCCTGGTGATCCTTGGGAGTGTCGGGGTGTTCCTCGGGGCAGTGGTCTGGTCGGCTTTGTATGCCTACGACCGCACGCTCTGGCCTTCTTACGTAAGTCACATCTTCGCCGACGTAGCGATCGTAATCATCGGCTACGACGTGCTCTTTCGCCCATCGATGTGA
- a CDS encoding FtsK/SpoIIIE domain-containing protein → MSEQMRNAQEPVGRLVSALKALAQRVAERVEAETKLDQDHAQRTEAARRAFENANKANDRRFQQQRAELDQRAKEIPAKATATFEARKAEADATLKSEKTRAEQEYRERIETIKQAQADHRWEVGTICEAGLNDAKGELERTQNQLTEVNSRLIAIRAEIDQHLSACRLQSAVKGLEVEPGANITTDEHPTADAANLALDEAENRFDDLRNLALPRLFRGIRPAGMVLGPTILGAIAGFFLREGWIGPAAGGGIGVVVGVILTIWLYATARVQVQRALGPLQKAIGSATDQVVRSRKEAVAAHDRRERELLSTRDREQAAADARAKTAAAEARTEAQAILASANEAHQTAIAETTTTRDDLLRRITEEVARMTPEIQTQFEKERDRLNAEYDQATLAARQHTEAEADALANRWRNGLAEVRDALALVDEEITSRFPRFEEAGREDAPVPKEVPPALRFGRLRVDLDMFPQGRPADPTLMEGLPDHFDPPAIVRCPEGCSFLLKADAEGRPAVLRAMQAIMLRILTGFPPGKARFTMIDPVGLGQTFAAFMHLADVDEQLVTSRVWTETQHIEQRLQDLTEHMENVIQKYLRNEYQSITEYNAKAGEVAEPFRFLVVADFPIRFNEAAARRLLSIAQSGPRCGVHVIVLVDVRQELPQGIDLKDLERHCAVLQWREGRVRWTDPLQGGFPLKLDEPPPPEVFSGLVRAVGKRAEGASRVEVPFDFLAPRPEDYWRGDSGKGVSIPLGRAGATKIQQLKLGSGTSQHVLIAGKTGSGKSTLLHAMITSAALTYAPDQLELYLIDFKKGVEFKAYATHRLPHARVIAVESEREFGLSVLQRLDAELGSRGDRFREAGTQDVAAFRAARPDVPMPRILLIVDEFQEFFVEDDKIAQEAALLLDRLVRQGRAFGIHVHLGSQTLAGAYTLARATIGQMAVRIALQCSEADASLILSDDNTAARLLSRPGEAIYNDANGRLEGNNIFQVVWLPDERREDYLRRIENLATDRGIRIRKPIVFEGNIAPDAANNEPLTTLLEAEAYPDPLPKATFAWLGEPVAIKAPTAMHFRRLAGSHLLIVGQNEEAARGLMATAIISLAAHRPDARFVLLDGTPGDDPRAGDLSRITQALPNEAIASSWGQVESSIAEVANEVERRRDEGITDAAPLFLLIHDLQRFRQIRKGEDDFSFSTPDPNEPAKPSELLGTILRDGPVHGVHVIVWVDTLNNLNRTFDRATLRELEHRVLFQMSSADSSTLIDSPLANRLGMQRALLVSEEAGQFEKFRPYGPPSERWVEEAVGRLTRRL, encoded by the coding sequence ATGTCGGAACAGATGAGGAACGCTCAAGAACCCGTCGGACGGCTGGTGTCCGCATTGAAGGCACTCGCTCAGCGGGTGGCTGAACGAGTCGAGGCTGAAACCAAGCTGGATCAGGATCACGCACAACGAACCGAGGCCGCCCGTCGAGCGTTCGAAAACGCGAACAAGGCGAACGACCGAAGGTTTCAGCAGCAACGTGCCGAACTGGATCAACGCGCGAAGGAGATTCCTGCTAAGGCAACTGCCACATTCGAAGCCAGAAAAGCGGAGGCCGACGCCACCTTGAAGTCGGAAAAAACCCGCGCCGAGCAGGAGTATCGGGAGCGGATCGAAACCATCAAGCAAGCTCAGGCCGACCATCGATGGGAGGTCGGTACGATTTGCGAGGCGGGGCTCAACGACGCCAAAGGGGAACTCGAACGGACCCAAAATCAACTGACCGAGGTCAACAGCCGACTGATCGCCATTCGGGCCGAGATTGATCAGCATTTAAGCGCATGCCGCCTGCAATCGGCAGTCAAGGGACTTGAGGTCGAGCCGGGGGCAAACATAACGACGGACGAACACCCCACGGCCGACGCCGCCAATCTTGCACTCGATGAGGCGGAGAACCGCTTCGACGACCTGCGCAACCTTGCCCTTCCCAGGCTCTTTCGAGGAATTCGACCGGCGGGAATGGTGCTGGGCCCCACCATCCTGGGAGCCATTGCGGGTTTCTTTCTCCGCGAGGGTTGGATCGGACCGGCGGCAGGTGGAGGGATCGGCGTGGTGGTGGGAGTCATCCTGACGATCTGGCTCTATGCGACGGCTCGCGTTCAGGTTCAGCGGGCCCTGGGACCGTTGCAAAAGGCAATCGGCAGTGCCACCGATCAGGTCGTCCGCTCGCGCAAGGAGGCGGTCGCTGCTCATGATCGTCGGGAAAGGGAACTCCTGAGCACTCGCGATCGCGAGCAAGCTGCCGCCGATGCCCGAGCCAAGACCGCCGCGGCCGAGGCTCGAACCGAAGCCCAGGCCATTCTCGCTTCGGCCAACGAGGCCCATCAGACTGCCATCGCAGAGACCACCACAACGCGAGACGACCTCCTCCGCCGCATCACTGAGGAGGTGGCTCGAATGACACCGGAGATCCAGACTCAATTCGAGAAAGAACGGGATCGCCTGAACGCCGAATATGATCAGGCGACCCTGGCCGCTCGGCAGCACACCGAAGCCGAGGCCGACGCTCTGGCCAATCGCTGGCGTAACGGACTCGCCGAGGTGCGCGATGCCCTAGCGCTGGTCGATGAAGAGATCACCAGCCGATTTCCCAGGTTTGAGGAGGCGGGGAGAGAGGATGCCCCTGTTCCGAAGGAGGTACCCCCGGCGCTGCGGTTCGGTCGGCTCCGAGTGGATCTGGACATGTTTCCCCAGGGAAGGCCAGCAGACCCCACCTTGATGGAAGGGCTTCCCGACCATTTTGATCCCCCAGCGATCGTTCGGTGCCCCGAAGGCTGCTCATTTCTGCTGAAGGCCGATGCGGAAGGACGACCGGCGGTGCTGAGGGCGATGCAGGCGATCATGCTCCGCATCTTGACCGGATTTCCACCCGGCAAGGCACGGTTCACGATGATCGACCCGGTTGGGCTAGGTCAGACCTTTGCCGCGTTCATGCACCTGGCCGATGTCGACGAGCAACTCGTGACCAGCCGCGTCTGGACCGAGACACAGCATATCGAACAGCGATTGCAAGACCTGACCGAGCACATGGAGAACGTGATTCAAAAGTACTTGCGCAACGAATACCAATCGATCACCGAATACAATGCCAAGGCCGGGGAAGTGGCCGAGCCGTTCCGGTTCCTTGTCGTGGCCGATTTTCCGATTCGTTTCAACGAGGCAGCAGCGCGACGGCTCCTCAGTATCGCACAGAGCGGACCGAGGTGCGGTGTTCATGTGATCGTTCTCGTAGATGTTCGTCAGGAACTTCCGCAGGGAATCGACCTGAAAGATCTCGAACGGCATTGCGCGGTCTTGCAATGGCGGGAAGGCCGGGTGCGGTGGACCGATCCGCTGCAAGGCGGGTTCCCCTTGAAGCTCGATGAACCTCCGCCGCCCGAGGTGTTCTCGGGCCTCGTACGGGCGGTAGGGAAGCGGGCTGAAGGGGCGAGTCGGGTCGAGGTCCCGTTCGACTTCCTGGCACCACGTCCAGAGGACTACTGGCGAGGGGATAGCGGGAAAGGGGTATCGATCCCGCTTGGCCGGGCCGGAGCAACGAAAATTCAGCAGCTCAAGCTTGGATCGGGAACGTCCCAGCATGTGTTGATTGCAGGAAAGACGGGTTCAGGAAAGTCAACGCTTCTCCATGCGATGATCACGAGCGCCGCATTGACCTATGCCCCCGATCAACTTGAACTGTACCTGATTGACTTCAAGAAAGGGGTCGAGTTCAAGGCTTACGCGACGCATCGCTTGCCGCATGCCCGCGTCATCGCGGTGGAAAGCGAGCGCGAGTTCGGCCTTTCGGTGCTGCAACGGCTCGATGCGGAACTGGGATCGCGAGGCGATCGGTTTCGGGAGGCGGGTACCCAGGATGTCGCCGCCTTCCGGGCCGCTCGTCCTGACGTACCGATGCCTCGCATCCTGTTGATCGTCGATGAGTTTCAGGAGTTTTTCGTCGAGGACGACAAGATCGCCCAGGAGGCCGCCCTGCTGCTTGACCGCCTGGTCCGCCAGGGGCGAGCGTTCGGGATTCACGTGCACCTCGGCTCGCAGACGCTGGCCGGAGCGTACACACTCGCCAGGGCGACCATCGGTCAGATGGCGGTGCGGATCGCGCTTCAGTGTAGCGAGGCAGACGCCAGCCTGATCCTCAGCGACGACAACACCGCCGCTCGGCTGCTCTCGCGACCCGGCGAGGCGATTTACAACGATGCAAACGGAAGACTTGAAGGAAATAACATCTTTCAGGTGGTCTGGCTACCCGACGAGCGTCGCGAGGACTATCTTCGTCGAATCGAGAACCTGGCCACCGATCGGGGCATCCGAATTCGAAAGCCGATCGTCTTCGAGGGGAACATTGCGCCTGATGCGGCCAACAACGAGCCGTTGACGACGTTGCTTGAGGCGGAGGCTTACCCTGATCCGCTCCCGAAAGCCACGTTTGCCTGGCTCGGAGAGCCGGTGGCGATCAAGGCCCCGACAGCCATGCATTTTCGGAGACTGGCCGGTTCTCATCTCTTGATTGTCGGTCAAAACGAGGAGGCCGCCCGAGGCTTGATGGCAACGGCGATCATCAGCCTGGCTGCTCATCGGCCCGATGCACGATTTGTCTTGCTTGATGGAACACCGGGGGATGATCCGAGGGCGGGCGATCTTTCTCGGATCACGCAAGCACTCCCGAACGAGGCGATCGCAAGTTCCTGGGGTCAGGTGGAGTCAAGCATCGCAGAGGTTGCCAACGAGGTGGAGCGGAGGCGGGATGAGGGAATCACCGATGCTGCTCCGCTTTTTCTGCTCATTCACGACCTGCAACGTTTCCGACAAATTCGCAAGGGTGAAGACGATTTTAGTTTCTCTACTCCAGATCCGAACGAGCCGGCCAAGCCATCGGAGTTGCTCGGAACGATTCTTCGGGATGGACCCGTGCACGGAGTCCATGTAATCGTTTGGGTCGATACGCTAAACAACCTGAACCGAACATTCGACCGGGCGACGCTTCGCGAACTGGAGCACCGGGTCCTGTTCCAGATGTCGTCGGCCGATTCCTCCACGTTGATCGATTCACCGCTGGCCAATCGCCTCGGTATGCAACGCGCCTTGCTGGTGTCCGAGGAGGCGGGACAGTTCGAGAAATTCCGCCCGTACGGACCGCCGTCCGAGCGATGGGTCGAAGAGGCGGTCGGCCGCCTGACTCGTCGATTGTGA
- a CDS encoding D-sedoheptulose-7-phosphate isomerase produces MLAANLGAREYLDRVCREIQRIDAAQLETVAELIERAYHANRFVFVIGNGGSASSASHLCEDLNKCTLRDFESQKRLKVLSLTDNTAGIMAWANDEGYDRVFLEQLKTYASPGDLLLAISGSGNSPNILKGVEWANANGLTTVGITGYSGGKLLEMAHHSLHCPVDDMGTAESLHLVAFHWLIGDLYRRMSGSDASESSA; encoded by the coding sequence ATGCTCGCCGCGAACCTCGGTGCCAGGGAGTATCTCGATCGTGTCTGCCGCGAGATCCAGCGGATCGACGCCGCGCAACTTGAGACGGTGGCCGAGTTGATCGAGCGTGCCTACCACGCTAATCGGTTCGTCTTCGTCATCGGGAACGGCGGTTCGGCGTCGAGTGCCTCGCACCTTTGCGAGGACCTCAACAAGTGCACCCTGCGTGACTTCGAGTCCCAAAAGCGCCTCAAGGTCCTGAGCCTCACCGACAATACTGCGGGCATCATGGCCTGGGCCAACGACGAAGGCTACGACCGCGTCTTCCTCGAGCAGTTGAAGACCTACGCCTCACCCGGGGATCTGCTGCTAGCAATCTCCGGATCGGGGAACAGCCCGAACATTCTCAAAGGGGTCGAATGGGCCAACGCCAACGGATTAACGACCGTCGGTATCACCGGCTATTCCGGCGGCAAGCTCTTGGAAATGGCTCATCACAGCCTCCACTGCCCGGTCGATGACATGGGCACGGCTGAGTCGCTGCACCTGGTTGCCTTCCACTGGCTCATTGGTGACCTCTACCGACGCATGTCCGGGTCTGATGCCTCGGAATCTTCGGCTTGA
- a CDS encoding ROK family protein: MAKPLLLGVEIGGTKLQVGLGHGDGSIVQLRRARIHPASGASALRDQILEEADRACWAHSLTRDAIEGVGIGFGGPIDVEQGITITSHHVSGWDRFPLRDWGRSQFQTEAVSIENDADTAGLAESRFGAGKGGASPLLYVTIGSGVGGGLILDGRIHRGTGLGAAEIGHVWVIPPDSNGQGGRTVEQSASGWSITRFAREAIASGQPGAETLSDLVDGDPEQLNAEVVAMAAGLGDARALAILEQATQALAAGLAHAVTLIGLKRIVLGGGVSLIGDDLWFAPIRRRLDQLVFPGFRGSFDLVPSALGESVVIQGALALARDAWLASRQGSR; this comes from the coding sequence ATGGCCAAACCGCTCTTGCTCGGCGTCGAGATCGGCGGCACGAAACTCCAGGTCGGCCTCGGTCATGGCGATGGCTCAATCGTGCAACTCCGACGAGCTCGGATCCATCCGGCCTCCGGGGCCTCGGCCCTCCGCGATCAGATTCTCGAAGAGGCTGACCGCGCCTGTTGGGCTCACAGCCTGACCCGAGATGCGATCGAAGGCGTCGGCATCGGCTTCGGCGGCCCGATCGATGTGGAACAGGGAATCACGATCACCTCGCACCACGTTTCCGGCTGGGATCGCTTCCCCTTACGTGACTGGGGCCGATCGCAATTCCAGACCGAGGCCGTATCGATTGAAAACGACGCCGATACCGCTGGCCTGGCCGAATCCCGCTTCGGGGCCGGCAAAGGGGGAGCCTCCCCCTTGCTCTACGTCACAATCGGGAGCGGGGTTGGCGGCGGCCTGATCCTCGACGGCCGAATCCACCGCGGGACCGGTCTCGGCGCGGCCGAGATCGGCCACGTCTGGGTCATTCCTCCTGACTCGAATGGCCAGGGGGGCCGGACCGTCGAGCAATCCGCCTCCGGCTGGTCGATCACCCGGTTTGCCCGAGAGGCGATCGCCTCTGGACAGCCAGGGGCGGAAACCCTCTCTGATCTCGTTGATGGCGATCCCGAACAACTCAACGCCGAGGTCGTCGCCATGGCCGCCGGCCTGGGAGACGCCCGTGCCCTCGCGATTCTCGAACAGGCGACCCAGGCGCTCGCCGCTGGCCTGGCCCATGCCGTCACCCTGATCGGGCTCAAGCGTATCGTTCTTGGAGGCGGTGTTTCCTTGATCGGAGACGACCTCTGGTTCGCTCCGATCCGCCGTCGCCTCGATCAACTCGTCTTTCCCGGCTTCCGAGGTTCGTTTGACCTCGTCCCTTCTGCCCTCGGCGAGTCGGTCGTGATCCAAGGCGCTCTGGCTCTGGCTCGTGATGCCTGGCTCGCAAGCCGACAGGGTTCCCGATGA